The following is a genomic window from Methanobrevibacter sp..
GGATTGGGCAAAAGCGTTTTACTTGATGCAATTGATTATGCCAGAAAAAAAGATTACAATCGCGTTACATTGGATGCTGATTTTAGAAATTCCGGTGCCAAAGCCCTTTATGAGCGAATGGGTTTTCAGGTATTTAAGAAAAAACAGGTTAAGATTGGAAGTTTTTTAAGGGGAATGAGCAATATGGAATTAATCCTTTAATGGGATTTCTTTAATTGCATCATATACTCTTTTACAATTATTTTTATCAGTATACAAGTAGAATTCCCTAATTCTATTTTCATACTCTTTTTTAATTTTACAATCATTTTCCATGTATTCAATGATTAAATCAACTAGCTTGTCTTCTTTTCTGGTGACTTCTCCAAGTCCCATGCTTTCATAGTCAAAAAAACTTTCTTCAACATCAAAGTGATAATCGTCACTGTATTGGTAATATAATACAGGTTTGTAGAGGTATGCAAAGTCAAAAGCAACGGATGAATAATCAGTAATCAAAATGGATCCGTTATTGAATAAGGTTTGATATTTAACTCTATCATAATCAATTTTCACATACTCATTTTTGTCAAACAATTCAATAAAATCATAAACTTTAGGGTGTGGTCTGAAAATTATTTCATATTCGTATTCTTGTGCTTTTTTTATCAGCTTTTCATTATTAATTAATGAGTTGAACTTTTTGAAATATTCACTTTCTTTAATAAACTCTTCTGATTTTCGAGTTAAATAACGCCTCCATGAAGGCATTATAATAATTTGTTTTTTATCTTCGTTATTTTCAAGGTTGTCATATCTAGGTAGACCCAACAACTTAACAACATTTTCATCATAATTGTAAGGATATTTGAAAATTGATTCATATTCTAGTCGTGCACTAGTTAAAAAGAAAGATAAATTCATGTTTGTTTTATTTAACCATGATGAAATATCGTCTTTGATTATTCCATGTTGCAGGAAAATATTATTTGATTTTAAAAGGCCTGCAAAAAATGGGTATCTTCCCCAAAATGGATAAATAATTTCATTATCTGGATGGGAAGTAACTATATTTTCAACAAACATTCCTAAAATACGATGTTTAATGGATTTGTATGCCAGAACATCTCCATATTGTTTCATCTCATTGAAATCAGGACTATCTTTATTTAATATAAAATACTTTTTGATATTTGGATCTTTATTAACTGAATATTTGAATAAATGCATTCCATTGTCATCAGATATTTCCGGACGGTCCATATAAAACCATATGTGTTTATTTCTTAAGAAAGGATAAAGTAACATATAGGCAATTCTAAATGGGACTCCAATATGAAATCCAACGTCTTTTTGTTTAATCATGCGGGTTAATGTTTTGATTTCTTGTTTTAGCCATTTAAATGTAGTTTTATTTTCAATATTGATTTTGTTGTCATTTAAAATACTTAAATAACTTTTAGTTTTAGCATATCCTACAACCTTTGAAAAGTTGCATGGTCTTGAAAAATCGATTTTAAAAATATCTGTGCTATTTTTAAATTCAATTGAATATGTTTTATTCTTATCTAAATCCACTTTAAACTCAAATGAATAGTCTTTGGCATATAATTCATCAATACAGTATTTATCCCTTTGAGGAAATCTGACATGTCTTGTTTCAATTTTTTCATTATTGATATAAACCTCAATGTCTCTATCACGGATATTTGGAATATTTGCCAAAACATATAATTCGTCATTGATAATTTCATAAACATCAATGAAAACTGTATCAAAATTCAATTTACCAATAATTTCAGAGGATAATGACCCATATTTAATTAAAAAACTTTTTAGTTTGGAATCATTATTCATCATATTATGTTTAAAGATATTCTCATCATCAATATATTTCAGGACATTTTTAAGAGAATTCTTAAAATTGATTATTTCATCCTTATCTAAAATGTCAGAGATATTATCAACATCAAGCATCCATCTTATATCATATAATATGACATTCTGAATAAATTCGCTAACAAAACCGAATTTCTCTAAACTTTTATCAATTAGATATTTAAAATAATTTTTGCACCTGTCTGTGTAATATTCCTTTTTATACTGTGAATTATCAATGATGGATGATTTGTCTTCACGTTTTCTATAGTTATATTTTCCAGATTTGCATAATCCGATATTCGGATTATTAATCAGTATTTCATTGATAAAAACAACATCTTCAGAAGTGACAATATCCGGAAATTTGATATTATTAATTGCACTCTTTCGAATAAAACTGCTTGGACCGGATAACTGATAATATTCTGGAAATTCAAGTAAATTTACAGTTTTAGTTTTATTAAATTTATAATTTAAGTAATGTGGTCCTTTGTTGTTTTCAAAATAAAAAATGGGTATGGCCACCAAGTCAGTTGATTTGTTATTATTAAAAAAAGTCAAAACATCTTTTAATGTATTCTTTGAAAGGGTGTCATCACTATCTAAAAAATTAATATATTCTCCTGTGGCATATTTTAAACC
Proteins encoded in this region:
- a CDS encoding CDP-glycerol glycerophosphotransferase family protein, with amino-acid sequence MIFSVIIPAYNSEKWIGKSIESLINQTLDFDKNIEVIIVNDASSDNTDKICREYLSKYPNNLKYIENDVNKGPGASRNIGLKYATGEYINFLDSDDTLSKNTLKDVLTFFNNNKSTDLVAIPIFYFENNKGPHYLNYKFNKTKTVNLLEFPEYYQLSGPSSFIRKSAINNIKFPDIVTSEDVVFINEILINNPNIGLCKSGKYNYRKREDKSSIIDNSQYKKEYYTDRCKNYFKYLIDKSLEKFGFVSEFIQNVILYDIRWMLDVDNISDILDKDEIINFKNSLKNVLKYIDDENIFKHNMMNNDSKLKSFLIKYGSLSSEIIGKLNFDTVFIDVYEIINDELYVLANIPNIRDRDIEVYINNEKIETRHVRFPQRDKYCIDELYAKDYSFEFKVDLDKNKTYSIEFKNSTDIFKIDFSRPCNFSKVVGYAKTKSYLSILNDNKINIENKTTFKWLKQEIKTLTRMIKQKDVGFHIGVPFRIAYMLLYPFLRNKHIWFYMDRPEISDDNGMHLFKYSVNKDPNIKKYFILNKDSPDFNEMKQYGDVLAYKSIKHRILGMFVENIVTSHPDNEIIYPFWGRYPFFAGLLKSNNIFLQHGIIKDDISSWLNKTNMNLSFFLTSARLEYESIFKYPYNYDENVVKLLGLPRYDNLENNEDKKQIIIMPSWRRYLTRKSEEFIKESEYFKKFNSLINNEKLIKKAQEYEYEIIFRPHPKVYDFIELFDKNEYVKIDYDRVKYQTLFNNGSILITDYSSVAFDFAYLYKPVLYYQYSDDYHFDVEESFFDYESMGLGEVTRKEDKLVDLIIEYMENDCKIKKEYENRIREFYLYTDKNNCKRVYDAIKEIPLKD